In Ignavibacteriota bacterium, a single genomic region encodes these proteins:
- a CDS encoding class I SAM-dependent methyltransferase, with amino-acid sequence MTATRTFSPLLARYEEKYEDRPRMELLGLLDMPFRTVLEIGCGGGATGKMIKQQYPGTTYIGVEIDREAAGEARKVLDHVVTCDVERFTLEDAGIPLQEVDVVILADVLEHLYDPWKLLRSLHAHLRPEGAVVASIPNAQNVRLLQNLVNGFWTYGNQGLLDATHIRFFTMIEIGRMFTGSGYLIDQLISSCDADMPSGGSWPRDLTLGKVTLHGVTLEDLQQLYTFQYLVRARRQPANGTGGRP; translated from the coding sequence ATGACAGCCACGCGGACATTTTCGCCGCTCCTTGCACGTTACGAAGAGAAATATGAGGACCGTCCCCGGATGGAGCTCCTGGGGCTGTTGGATATGCCGTTCCGGACGGTCCTGGAGATCGGGTGCGGAGGTGGGGCGACGGGAAAGATGATCAAGCAACAGTATCCAGGGACGACGTATATCGGCGTTGAGATCGACCGTGAAGCGGCGGGGGAAGCCCGGAAGGTCCTGGATCATGTGGTCACCTGCGATGTGGAGCGATTCACCCTGGAAGACGCCGGGATACCGCTGCAGGAGGTGGACGTTGTGATCCTGGCGGACGTGCTGGAGCATCTGTATGACCCGTGGAAACTGCTCCGTTCCCTCCACGCGCACCTCCGTCCGGAAGGCGCCGTGGTGGCCAGTATCCCGAATGCTCAGAACGTCCGCCTGCTCCAGAACCTTGTGAACGGGTTCTGGACCTACGGCAACCAGGGATTGCTCGATGCCACGCACATCCGGTTCTTCACGATGATCGAGATCGGCCGGATGTTCACGGGGAGCGGCTATCTCATCGATCAGTTGATCAGCAGTTGCGATGCGGACATGCCGTCCGGAGGGAGCTGGCCGAGGGACCTGACCCTTGGCAAGGTGACCCTGCATGGCGTCACGCTTGAAGATCTCCAGCAGCTCTACACGTTCCAATATCTCGTTCGTGCGCGGCGTCAGCCGGCGAACGGCACAGGAGGAAGGCCATGA
- a CDS encoding glycosyltransferase family 4 protein: MMYAVLPTGSFHGWGVCGKYITKELSRITPVGLITEGFDQAAIQDVFDYRLLKGLLVPEHEQQQLRNGAAVTVDVPVLQNIVDKTLRPALPAFHGSWNAGYTFFEDTVLQPSFIENGRRFYDVVVTGSSWCEEVLRGYGLTNVTTIIQGIDPTIFNPGHAEKEYLQDAFVIFSGGKFELRKGQDLVVRAFKVMQDRYRDVMLVNSWYNHWAASMQTMTASPHIRFNPQSGEYMAIMERMFVENGIDPSRVITLPPLPNIMMTRIYRNTDIGVFPNRCEGGTNLVLMEYMACGKPVIASYSSGHRDVLTDRNSMPLRALRPISISHGGEQVAVWDDPQLDELVERLDWAYHHRDQVRAIGSEAGRSMAPLTWERTARQFHAVLNKQQVSHNVPAHQYA, translated from the coding sequence ATGATGTATGCGGTCTTGCCGACGGGCAGTTTTCACGGTTGGGGTGTATGCGGCAAGTACATCACCAAAGAGTTGTCGCGCATCACTCCGGTCGGACTCATCACAGAAGGGTTTGACCAGGCCGCGATCCAGGACGTGTTCGACTACCGGCTCCTGAAGGGTCTGTTGGTGCCGGAGCACGAACAGCAGCAGCTTCGCAATGGTGCGGCGGTGACCGTGGATGTGCCCGTCCTCCAGAATATCGTGGATAAGACGCTCCGTCCTGCGTTGCCTGCGTTCCATGGATCATGGAATGCCGGATACACGTTCTTTGAAGATACTGTGCTGCAGCCGTCCTTCATAGAGAATGGCCGGCGGTTCTATGATGTCGTGGTCACGGGATCCTCCTGGTGCGAGGAGGTGCTCCGCGGATACGGGCTCACGAATGTCACGACGATCATCCAGGGGATCGATCCGACGATCTTCAACCCCGGCCATGCGGAGAAGGAGTATCTGCAGGATGCCTTCGTGATATTTTCCGGGGGAAAGTTCGAACTTCGGAAAGGGCAGGACCTGGTGGTCCGGGCGTTCAAGGTGATGCAGGACCGGTATCGGGATGTCATGCTGGTGAACAGCTGGTACAACCATTGGGCTGCCAGCATGCAGACCATGACGGCATCGCCGCACATCCGTTTCAACCCGCAGTCAGGCGAGTATATGGCGATCATGGAGAGGATGTTCGTCGAGAATGGCATCGATCCATCGCGGGTGATCACCCTGCCTCCGCTGCCGAACATCATGATGACACGGATCTATCGGAATACGGACATCGGTGTGTTCCCCAACCGCTGCGAAGGGGGAACCAATCTCGTGCTCATGGAGTATATGGCGTGCGGCAAACCCGTGATCGCTTCATATTCGTCGGGCCACCGGGATGTGCTGACCGACAGGAACAGCATGCCTCTCCGGGCGCTGCGCCCCATCTCCATATCCCATGGCGGCGAGCAGGTGGCAGTGTGGGATGATCCGCAGCTCGATGAGCTCGTCGAGCGGCTGGATTGGGCATATCACCATCGCGATCAGGTGCGCGCGATCGGGAGTGAGGCCGGACGATCCATGGCGCCCCTGACCTGGGAGCGCACGGCACGGCAATTTCATGCGGTCCTGAACAAGCAACAGGTATCACACAACGTACCTGCCCATCAGTATGCCTGA